Genomic segment of Niallia taxi:
CCAGCCAGTTTCCACTAAATCTGTTGAACTAAAGACAAATGATTACGATAAGATTTTACCTATCCTTATAGAGGCGATAAAAGAGTTTCTTAAGAGTACGCCTGAAAGCGAATATGGAATTGTCGGCATTGTCATCGCAATTCACGGATTAGTGTCAAAGGATGAAAATATCCATTTTGTTCCTCGTTTGGACTGGAGCAACATTCATTTGAAAGCAGATTTGGAGAAGGAAATAAACATTCCTATTTATATAGAGAACAATGCTAATCTTTGTTCCTTTGCAGAACGTGTATATCAGCACCATGAGACGGAGTATTTATTATGTACAACTCTTTACTCTGGTATTGGTATCGGCATGATGATGAATGATGAGTTTTTCCGTGGCCATGATGGTTTCGCCGGAGAAGCAGGTCATATGATCATTGTTCCTGGTGGTAAGCCTTGTAATTGTGGAAACAAAGGCTGTTGGGAAAAATATGCATCTGAAGCAAGTATATTTGACCATTTATCCTCAACAAGGAAGATAGAAAATCTGACTTATGACCAAATTCAAGCCTGGATTGAAAGTGGTGATGAAGAGGTAATTGACTTGATGGAACAGCTTCTTTATTATCTTTCCATCGGACTGAATAATTTAATTAACATGTACAATCCTGATACACTTGTGCTTGAGAGTGAATTGCTGCGAATTTATCCTGATTCGCTTGAAAAAATCAAAGCAAATTTGTCCTCTTCCACGAGCCATTATCAAGGGTTATTGATTTCTCCACTAGGGAAAGGTGCTGTCGTTTTAGGAGCTTGTGCTTTGGCTATCAAAAACTTTTTGGATGTACCTATGCTCAATTTCACGCTTGAAAACGATGCTTAAAATAAAAAGGATAGCTGCAACCAGCTATCCCTTCTTGGCTTATTTGCCTGAATTTCTTCTGTCAGCAAGATCTTGTGCAAGCTGGAGCGTTTTCTTTTTACTGAGCGGGTACAAGAACACTAGCAGCAAGAAAACCAAAAATAAAGAGCCTGCTGTCAAAAGGGTTGCAAGTGTATGAATACCCTGCAGAGTGCTTTCTGATTGCACATCTAAAGATGCATTATATCCAACTGCAGCAAGTGCTGTACCGCCTAAGCCCCCGGCAACTGCTTGCCCTAC
This window contains:
- a CDS encoding ROK family transcriptional regulator; translated protein: MITGDAAYIKKLNRSSIIRNIIKEGMISRADLSKVTDLTRATISVQVADLLAEGLIVETQLEHNSVGRKPIMLSLNGNAGYALGIDLDSGKISFILSDLLGQPVSTKSVELKTNDYDKILPILIEAIKEFLKSTPESEYGIVGIVIAIHGLVSKDENIHFVPRLDWSNIHLKADLEKEINIPIYIENNANLCSFAERVYQHHETEYLLCTTLYSGIGIGMMMNDEFFRGHDGFAGEAGHMIIVPGGKPCNCGNKGCWEKYASEASIFDHLSSTRKIENLTYDQIQAWIESGDEEVIDLMEQLLYYLSIGLNNLINMYNPDTLVLESELLRIYPDSLEKIKANLSSSTSHYQGLLISPLGKGAVVLGACALAIKNFLDVPMLNFTLENDA